The genomic interval atgatgtAGACCACTTAAATTTTACAACGTATAATTTTGTTTACACATCAGCAATATATGTTAGTATttaacaatattattttaacGGAAGTGAAAATAACATAGTAAAAGTGAAGTTTGTACACAAATTATTTAGttgaaataattttatattcaatatcctaaaattatatatacaaaaagtCTTTACACACTCAATTGTCGCAAGGAAGACATGAATGGTTGATTTAGTCAATTGATTTCTCTATATTGTAAACCTCTCATTTTATTGTGAGTGTATTTGACTTATAAAAAGTTTTACTAAACAAactgttaaaataaaaatttctattcatttaacaaatttgaaattatCATATCTATTGTGAGACCTATAAATGGTATTTATTGCCAGAATTGATAACAAACTTAACACCATTCATCTACTAAATTAAGTCTCTGTACACATTAAATGCAAAACCAAAAATAATGTTGTTGTAAGATGAATTGGTTGAGTTATTTAATGCTTGTCAGTTGTCATTATAATGGATGAGATTAGGtattaaaatttaacaaaaatcCAACCTCTCAGTCTCACCATTACtcccaagaaaaaaaaagtattggaAAAAGGATAGTCGTCAATGGAAATAATTTTGGGAGAAGTAAGGGAGAGTTTCAAAAGTGGCAAAACTCGAAGTTTAGAATGGAGAAAAAAACAACTCATAGCACTCATTGATCTTATCCAAGATAATGAAGAAAAGCTCTCTAAAGCTCTCTTTCATGATCTTGGTAAACACCCTGCTGAAGCTTACAGAGATGAGGTAActatatatgatataaaaatactttgattaattaattaattaatttctaataaaataaaaatgttttttttttttgttagattGGGGTAGTGTTGAAATCTGCAGACTATACTTTGAGCAACGTAGAGAAATGGGTTGCTCCTAAAAAGGTACTCACTTTCTTACTACGAGAATTTTACATTGTTAATgtgtgaaaaaaataataatatataacacTATCTGAACTTTTTATtgtcaattagttttgagatgaaaCTCTATCCACCTTATCTCAAATTCTAATACTATCAGaatttttattgaaattttaattttttcaaaaggtcaattagtatttttttttttttaaatttaagaacttttaCATGTTATGTCCCTAAATTATGTTGTAAtggttaaatttttttctttaagcaattgagattgttgaatttaaagatttttttttaattttactaacacAAGTACAAGACAGTTTGAGAGGTAGAATTTAGTGTTTAGAAAATTTTTACATTAGATATTGGTTAGTAAAATTAAACAGAATTGATTGAAATACTTTGAAATCAACCATCTCAATAATTTGAggataaaaaatcataattaatctgtTGAATATGCCAATGAATCTTTTTTTTGGTTTTAGTAGTGAAATTAAGGTATATTGTTGACTTTGGGCATTTTGTATTGTAACAGTGTCCAATCCCACTGGTTTTTTTCCCTGCAAAAGGAGAATTGCAGCCTGAACCACTTGGCGTTATTCTAATATTTTCTTGTTGGAACTTTCCTATATGTATGTGAGTCcattatatgtataaatttatttttcttaagataGAGAATTGAGCATAATATGAATATACATGTTTGTTCGTACAAAATAGCTTTGGCATTGGACCCATTGATTGGAGCAATATCAGCAGGAAATGCAGTGGTTCTTAAGCCATCAGATCAAGCCCCAGCTTGCTCTTCTGTTCTTGCTAATCTTATCCCTCTTTACATGGATTCCAAAGCTATTCAAGTCATTGAGGGAGGACCTCAAATCTGTGAAAAAATCCTACTTCACAAGTGGGATAAGATCTTTTTTACTGGTATTAAAagatttcttctttttcttttctattaattaattagttaattaatgtGATTTTAAAGTATACTAGAAatgaatttattttgaaatgtattatTGTCTACTTTACAAGGGAGTGCACAAATTGGACGCATAGTAATGACTGCTGCTGCTAAGCATTTAACACCTGTTACTTTGGAGCTTGGAGGAAAATGTCCCACCATACTAGATTCCCTTTCAACAACTTCAGATTTAAAGGTTTgtttctttatatttatttacataaataaattcagTTTTTATAAGGACCAATAATATATGAGATGAGATACAATACACAATTTGTTAATTTGGTTacctatataaaataaaatggtattttttttaaaaaaaaattgaaactttttTGTATATCAAAGAGTCTAATTAGAGCAATTACATTTCTTTActctattctttaaaatattacaaaaatcttactttttatATTTTACCTTACACATTTACATTACTCCATATATCcgtttttctatatttttttatatcatttaaaaattatttattttaatatattttattcattttttaaaaataaataaataaataaatataataatattacacaCATACAttcttaaaaaatttgaaaaaataatataatatttatgattcaataaataatcctTCTTTATAAGcactattcataaattaaatttttgagcTATAATATATCATTTGATGCAACACTATTTTTACCTCTTAGCTAATCCCTTTTTTTTTACCTATTAACCATTTTAACTACTTTAAGTGTTGATTCTAAACGTAGCCTTGACCCGCGTTTATTTAGGGTGGGCTTAATAGGGAAGAAAGCCTACTTTCTTTAGGCATCTTTCTCTATTAACTCAAGGTTCAAATTCAAATCCTTCATAACTTTACTTTAAGACCTTTAAATCTCGAGGACGAGTAACAACACAGgtctaataaatattatagcCTTTATATTAATTGACATGCCCTTTTAAAATCTAAATTATTTGAATACCCAAAGCGAAAATTATATAAGCTATACTCTAAGGATGCTTGCCATGAGATCTTTTCCTATATTGGCAGTAAAAAAGTAATGCTTGCGACTAAAACTAGTTACATGAAGCAAATTAGGCATAAAATCTAAATAGGCtcatattttgttttaatgaAAGACAcacaaataatatatacataaattacACATATATCTATGACAAAATATTTGAAGcaattattcttatttaaggTAACATGAATGATACACACAAATTGAGAAATGAcaatatggttaattttgaattcATCATgttgtaatatttatatatatacatgaatttTGTTTTCCATAAAGGTTGCAGTGAAAAGAATAGCTGGAGCAAAATGGGGGCCTTGTAGTGGACAAGCATGTATAGCAGTTGATTATCTTCTGGTCGAGGCAAACTTTGCTCCAACTGTGgtaacatattaattaattttctcattttaattaactatttttggCTTTATATGCATAagaaatttttgataatttattGTATGTATTTTAGATTGAAATGTTAAAGAAAACTATCAAGAGATTTTATGGTGAGAAACCAATAGAGTCAAAGAGCCTAGCCAGAATAGTAAATCAACGCCATTTTGAGAGACTAACAGGCTTTCTCAAGGACCCTCTTGTTGCAGCTTCAATTATACATGGTGGCTCTTTCGATGAAGATAACTTGTAAGTCTCTTTATTAATTCTTTTCCAAATTTTATTACATTATCTATATACAAATAATGAAGATATCATGTTCACCTAAACTTTAGTAGATAAATGTGATTGGTTTATAAAAGTGACATTTTTTTGGTACGTAGTATCTTCAAAGAAGAcaatttcttttctcttttaatCACGTGAGGTTAGCTCAAGTAGCCAGAGAAAGTATTGGGGTGTATGTGTGGGGAGTCCGAGATCATCGAACCCCAAATTGTACAATATATTGTATGTACATAGACGcttcaactaaaaaaaaaaccaattttcTCTTCTTTGAATTAAATTTCAGGATGATTGAGCCAACCATGTTGTTAGATCCTCCTCTTGACGCTGCCATCATGAATGAAGAGATATTTGGTCCATTTCTTCCTATTATCACTGTGAGGactaaaaaaattcaatataagtTTCACAAAATACTTTTCttaagaaaataacataaaagtagtatattttttttaccaattattctaacaaaaaaatgtattttttttgtacAGTTGAATAAGATTGAAGAAAGTATAGAGTTCATAAAGTCGAGGCCAAAACCTCTAACTATCTATGCATTCACCAAAGAtgaaaaattcaagagaaggattttATCAGAAACATCTTCTGGAACTGTCATGTTCAACGATGTTTTGATTCAAGTACTATACATTACCTTCTTCAATATTCtactttaaaatatatagagtaatttacgacataaatacttaagtttaattattggctgcatataaatacataagtttaaattttaacGGTTAGgtattctaaaaatataatttaactattattatagtcaaaaattaaaacttaagtatttatttgcaatcagaagttaaatttaagtatttatcccataaattatttaaatatacatatacttATTGTCTAAGAATATATAGGAAAATTGTCTAAGAATCTATATGACGATATATAGATTGTGTTTATAACATAAATTCCatttatttttcagaaaatttcaaataatttacgttgttaaaaatagagttttaatttatttattgttttaatgtGAATCAAGttgttttaatttgttgttggtAATTAATTATGTGTGCAGTTTTTATGTGATACGCTGCCGTTTGGTGGTGTGGATCAGAGTGGTTTTGGAAGGTATCATGGGAAGTATTCATTTGACACATTCAGCCATGAAAAGGCCATCATGCAAGGAAGTTTCTTGATTGAGATTGAGCCAAGGTATCCACCATGGACTGATTTTAAGATGAAGTTTATCAGACTTGCTTACAGGCTTAATTACTTTGGCATTCTCCTGCTTCTACTTGGTCTCAAAAAATAGATACAACAATATTAATCAACATACAATAACTTTATTTTGCTTATATATCCATCATCAGTATGAGGAGGTTTATTTCTGAGACTAAATAAAACCCAAAACAACTGACTTTACTTCATAATATGTATTGTTTGGATATATATTCAGTTTTGATCAAGTAGTCTAAGTTCTCATCATggcttaaataaaaaagactATTTAAAACAAATATGTGAGACAGGATGTGTTTGAATTTGTAAtccaaacttaatttttgaatttgttaaaaa from Cannabis sativa cultivar Pink pepper isolate KNU-18-1 chromosome 4, ASM2916894v1, whole genome shotgun sequence carries:
- the LOC115715183 gene encoding aldehyde dehydrogenase family 3 member F1 — protein: MEIILGEVRESFKSGKTRSLEWRKKQLIALIDLIQDNEEKLSKALFHDLGKHPAEAYRDEIGVVLKSADYTLSNVEKWVAPKKCPIPLVFFPAKGELQPEPLGVILIFSCWNFPISLALDPLIGAISAGNAVVLKPSDQAPACSSVLANLIPLYMDSKAIQVIEGGPQICEKILLHKWDKIFFTGSAQIGRIVMTAAAKHLTPVTLELGGKCPTILDSLSTTSDLKVAVKRIAGAKWGPCSGQACIAVDYLLVEANFAPTVIEMLKKTIKRFYGEKPIESKSLARIVNQRHFERLTGFLKDPLVAASIIHGGSFDEDNLMIEPTMLLDPPLDAAIMNEEIFGPFLPIITLNKIEESIEFIKSRPKPLTIYAFTKDEKFKRRILSETSSGTVMFNDVLIQFLCDTLPFGGVDQSGFGRYHGKYSFDTFSHEKAIMQGSFLIEIEPRYPPWTDFKMKFIRLAYRLNYFGILLLLLGLKK